Proteins encoded by one window of Bacillota bacterium:
- a CDS encoding DEAD/DEAH box helicase family protein — protein sequence MPDDPESLVKGYLPLKRYACKMATGSGKTVAMAMLIAWSVLNKIAYRNDKRFSDAVLVVCPNLTVKERLPIIERYRSMGSTGEVLFRTKRQCFGTTKSHISHVVADSPVWEHSVAYQLERLLCVYAYAKNDHLDFVIPYQYEGISHDYRPDFLVRLKRVDGSELRLILEVKGFETEKDRAKEVAARRWVKAVNHDGQFGKWAYLICKEPASLKEELSNLLPG from the coding sequence TTGCCTGACGATCCAGAAAGCCTGGTAAAAGGCTACCTGCCGCTTAAACGCTACGCCTGCAAGATGGCCACCGGCAGCGGCAAAACCGTAGCGATGGCCATGCTCATCGCCTGGTCGGTGCTCAACAAGATTGCCTACCGCAACGATAAGCGCTTTTCTGATGCGGTTTTGGTGGTCTGCCCGAACCTTACGGTAAAGGAGCGCCTGCCCATCATTGAGCGCTACCGTTCCATGGGTTCCACCGGGGAAGTCTTGTTCCGCACCAAACGCCAGTGCTTTGGCACCACCAAGAGCCACATCAGCCACGTAGTGGCTGACAGCCCGGTCTGGGAACATTCAGTGGCTTACCAGCTGGAGCGGTTGCTTTGCGTGTACGCCTACGCCAAAAACGATCACCTGGATTTCGTCATCCCGTATCAATATGAAGGGATTAGCCACGATTACCGGCCGGATTTTCTGGTGCGGTTAAAAAGGGTGGATGGCTCTGAGCTGAGGCTGATTTTAGAAGTCAAGGGCTTCGAGACCGAAAAGGACAGGGCCAAGGAGGTAGCCGCCCGGCGCTGGGTGAAAGCTGTCAATCATGATGGGCAGTTCGGGAAGTGGGCTTATTTGATCTGCAAGGAACCGGCAAGTCTGAAAGAGGAACTCTCAAATCTGCTGCCTGGTTGA
- a CDS encoding DUF5615 family PIN-like protein has translation MSGLRYLADENIFPSTLALLRSQGLDVKDIKEMKLCGISDKKVMAPRK, from the coding sequence TTGAGCGGGCTCCGCTACCTGGCTGACGAGAACATCTTCCCCTCCACTCTGGCCCTTCTTCGCTCCCAGGGGCTGGACGTCAAAGATATCAAGGAAATGAAATTGTGCGGAATCAGTGATAAAAAAGTGATGGCACCCAGAAAATAA
- a CDS encoding glycoside hydrolase family 15 protein, protein MPRELVLGNGSILVNFDGNLNMRDFYYPYVGELNHIGGSKNSIGIWSGGQFSWLDETSWSRRLAYKPDCLITNVTAKNDEMGLALVMNSTVHYSDNIYLTKVSVHNLRKEDREVRIFFTHDFSIDETDVGDTAVYNPTLNAVYHYKRNRYFLVNGCTKSGGIYQYATGTKRFQGAEGTWRDAEDGVLEGNPIAQGSVDSTVSFRLLLPPRGEQVLYYWIVVGNNFTDVRDLNTYVLEQTPPVIFEKAETYWQRWVNKHTFNFGNLTPEIIELFKRSLLIMRTQIDRRGAIVAATDSDILQFNRDHYCYVWPRDGALVALALIKAGYPELTENFFLFCQHGLTEEGYLLHKYNPDGTPGSSWHPWICGNKPQLPIQEDETALVLFALWEYYQKVRDLDFIQNLYRNLVLPAADFLVKYFYPELNLPIESYDLWEERRGIFTFTAAAVYGGLMAAANFARLFADSNKTDEYEKAAQQLRKGMIEHFYDDSLGRFIRGVYLDQEGNLQRDLTLESSMFGLFAFGAFEPMDPKVISTMQAIEAGLRIKTEVGGIARYTDDHYFQKSRDIENVPGNPWIICTLWLTEWYIACATAPEHLKRPFQILQWVSRHALKTGILPEQLHPYTGEPVSVAPLTWAHSTFVLAVLKYLEKFHQLGWYHQLEW, encoded by the coding sequence GTGCCGCGGGAATTGGTTTTGGGCAACGGGAGTATTCTCGTTAATTTTGATGGAAATTTAAATATGCGGGATTTTTATTATCCCTATGTGGGAGAGCTAAATCATATTGGGGGAAGCAAGAACAGTATCGGAATTTGGTCTGGGGGACAGTTTTCCTGGCTCGATGAAACGAGTTGGAGCCGCCGCCTGGCTTATAAACCGGACTGCCTGATCACCAACGTAACGGCAAAAAACGATGAGATGGGGCTTGCCCTCGTGATGAACAGTACGGTTCATTACAGCGACAACATTTATTTAACAAAGGTGTCAGTCCACAATCTCCGGAAGGAAGACCGGGAGGTCCGGATCTTTTTTACGCACGATTTTTCCATCGATGAAACCGATGTTGGGGATACTGCCGTCTATAACCCGACACTTAATGCCGTTTATCATTACAAAAGAAACCGGTATTTTCTGGTTAACGGATGTACTAAAAGTGGGGGAATTTACCAGTACGCCACTGGGACGAAGCGTTTTCAGGGTGCGGAGGGAACCTGGCGGGATGCTGAAGACGGGGTATTGGAAGGAAATCCCATTGCCCAGGGTTCGGTGGACAGCACCGTCAGTTTTCGCCTGTTACTTCCTCCAAGAGGGGAACAGGTATTATATTACTGGATTGTCGTGGGAAACAACTTTACCGATGTCAGGGATTTAAATACGTATGTGCTCGAACAAACTCCTCCTGTGATCTTTGAAAAAGCTGAAACTTACTGGCAGCGTTGGGTGAACAAACACACCTTTAACTTTGGCAACCTGACTCCGGAAATCATCGAGCTTTTCAAGCGGAGTTTGCTGATCATGAGAACTCAAATTGACCGGCGGGGAGCCATTGTAGCCGCGACCGACTCCGACATTCTGCAATTTAACCGGGACCATTATTGTTACGTTTGGCCCCGCGACGGGGCGCTGGTTGCGCTGGCATTAATTAAGGCGGGTTACCCTGAGCTTACAGAGAACTTTTTTCTCTTTTGCCAGCACGGGCTCACAGAAGAAGGATATTTGCTACATAAATATAATCCGGACGGGACCCCCGGTTCGAGCTGGCACCCCTGGATTTGCGGAAACAAACCTCAACTCCCCATCCAGGAAGACGAAACAGCGCTGGTACTTTTTGCTCTCTGGGAATACTACCAAAAGGTTCGCGATCTTGATTTCATCCAAAACCTTTACAGAAATCTAGTCCTTCCCGCCGCTGATTTTTTAGTTAAATATTTTTATCCGGAATTGAATTTACCGATTGAAAGTTACGATTTATGGGAGGAAAGGCGAGGAATCTTTACTTTTACGGCTGCTGCTGTTTATGGAGGACTGATGGCTGCAGCCAATTTTGCCCGCCTTTTTGCTGATAGCAACAAAACCGATGAATACGAAAAGGCCGCACAGCAGTTACGCAAAGGAATGATCGAACACTTCTACGATGATTCGTTGGGCCGTTTTATCAGAGGGGTTTATCTAGATCAGGAAGGAAATCTCCAGCGAGATCTCACACTGGAAAGCAGCATGTTTGGTCTTTTTGCCTTTGGTGCCTTTGAACCTATGGACCCAAAGGTAATTTCCACGATGCAGGCGATTGAAGCCGGTCTCAGGATTAAAACAGAAGTAGGGGGAATTGCCCGCTATACTGACGATCATTATTTTCAGAAATCGCGGGATATTGAAAATGTCCCCGGAAACCCCTGGATCATTTGCACCCTCTGGTTGACTGAATGGTACATTGCTTGCGCGACAGCCCCGGAACATTTAAAGCGCCCCTTTCAGATTCTCCAGTGGGTTAGCCGCCACGCTTTGAAGACGGGGATTTTACCCGAACAACTCCACCCGTATACAGGTGAACCTGTTTCGGTTGCCCCTCTTACGTGGGCACACAGTACCTTTGTGTTGGCGGTTCTGAAATATTTAGAAAAATTTCACCAGCTTGGCTGGTACCATCAATTAGAGTGGTAA
- a CDS encoding DUF433 domain-containing protein, with translation MKLDRIKIDPEVCMGQPTIRGMRITVAFVLRLLASGMDTRAVLKAYPELEEEDIRQSLAYAAWLAAEQTQPLPQEATGP, from the coding sequence GTGAAGCTCGACCGTATCAAGATCGATCCTGAAGTCTGCATGGGGCAGCCCACTATCCGCGGCATGCGGATCACAGTGGCCTTCGTCCTGAGGCTCCTGGCCTCAGGCATGGACACCCGGGCCGTTCTCAAGGCCTACCCTGAGCTGGAGGAGGAAGACATCAGGCAAAGCCTTGCCTACGCCGCCTGGCTCGCCGCCGAACAGACGCAGCCCCTCCCCCAGGAGGCCACCGGCCCTTGA
- a CDS encoding sugar phosphate nucleotidyltransferase has translation MKTVIMAGGKGIRLRPLTCNKPKPLLPVLNKPLMEHLLQHLANQGFSEIAVTLQYLPELIKARFGEGQLFGLRLYYFEEISPLGTAGGIKNAESFLDETFLVIPGDNLVDFDFQRAFEFHRERGALATLILTRNAGNSPGPGVVVDQDGLVLDLGVSQLADQEKIAPNFISTGIYIFQPEVLQYFPREAIFDLQADLLPFLLREKRPVYGFSVEGYWCDIGDLFQYRQVNKDFLTGRVKLPVTGRQVLRGVWTGENVEIHPTADLKAPVYLGNNCYLEQNVRLNGCCVIGNNTTIKSDALLQDTIVWNNVYLDQGIQLKGATIADHVRIKSRAVVSEDTVIGYDSVIGQRSVIQSGVKIWPSKVIEDNVSVHSSLVWGQRIGKSLFGLFGIKGLMNVEITADFAAKLAAAYGSSLRVGARVVLGADGHQFSQILKRVFAAGLVGTGARVMDLGQVTTPITRYAVKSLGTDGGVHIRQGRPVPTNEVVIEFFDHNGINVDRSMERKIENTFRQEDFHRAGLDQLGEITFYPQLPEAYQQALLRLVDVDLVLRRRFKIVVAYEDPALAMLVTPLLEKLGCQVVALRRLLSSQEGDVAEAVLKFQAHLGVNLDSNAEVLTLVTEEGKIVSDELLLALVTMIYLKGEKAATLGIPVTAPDILEQLAGESEGQVVRTKVSPRALMEATSGAFQPLFDAVYLLVRILDFLARKSSTLSEVVKSIPPFHIHKESVFCPWEEKGKVMRRLTEEVREKRAEMIDGVKVFHEYGWTAVLPDADEPVCRVIAEAQSQKLAEELAASYVLKIKQILDF, from the coding sequence ATGAAGACTGTAATCATGGCAGGGGGTAAAGGAATCAGATTGCGACCTTTGACCTGTAATAAGCCCAAACCTTTACTTCCTGTTCTGAACAAACCTTTAATGGAGCATTTGCTACAGCACCTTGCGAACCAGGGTTTTTCCGAAATTGCCGTAACCCTTCAGTATTTGCCTGAATTAATTAAGGCTCGTTTTGGTGAGGGGCAGCTTTTCGGTTTAAGGCTTTACTACTTTGAAGAAATTTCCCCTCTTGGTACCGCAGGCGGAATTAAAAACGCAGAAAGTTTTTTGGATGAGACCTTTCTTGTTATCCCCGGAGATAATTTAGTAGATTTCGATTTCCAGAGGGCCTTTGAATTTCACCGGGAGCGGGGTGCCCTGGCAACTTTGATTTTAACCCGAAACGCGGGAAACAGCCCGGGCCCCGGTGTTGTTGTAGATCAGGATGGGCTGGTTTTGGATTTAGGCGTTTCTCAGCTTGCGGATCAAGAAAAAATTGCCCCTAATTTTATCAGCACGGGAATTTATATTTTTCAACCCGAAGTGCTTCAGTATTTTCCCCGCGAAGCGATTTTTGACCTTCAGGCCGATTTACTTCCCTTTCTCCTGCGGGAAAAGCGGCCTGTATATGGTTTTTCGGTTGAGGGTTACTGGTGTGACATCGGCGATCTTTTTCAGTACCGCCAGGTCAACAAGGATTTTTTGACCGGCAGGGTAAAGCTGCCGGTTACCGGTCGTCAGGTTCTTCGCGGCGTGTGGACAGGGGAAAACGTCGAAATTCACCCTACGGCGGATTTAAAGGCACCGGTTTATCTCGGCAATAACTGTTATCTAGAACAAAATGTACGTTTGAATGGTTGCTGTGTGATCGGAAACAACACAACCATTAAATCTGATGCTTTGCTGCAAGATACAATTGTGTGGAATAACGTATACCTTGATCAGGGAATTCAACTTAAAGGCGCAACAATTGCCGACCACGTCCGGATAAAATCCCGAGCGGTGGTATCCGAGGACACGGTAATTGGCTACGACTCAGTGATCGGTCAGCGCAGCGTGATCCAATCCGGTGTCAAGATTTGGCCCAGTAAAGTAATTGAAGATAATGTAAGCGTGCATTCCTCTCTTGTTTGGGGCCAGCGGATTGGCAAAAGCCTTTTTGGTCTTTTTGGAATTAAAGGACTTATGAACGTGGAGATCACAGCGGACTTCGCGGCAAAACTGGCAGCGGCGTATGGCTCAAGTTTAAGGGTGGGGGCAAGGGTAGTTTTAGGGGCCGACGGCCACCAGTTTTCTCAAATTCTCAAGCGTGTTTTTGCAGCAGGTCTTGTAGGGACCGGGGCCCGGGTCATGGACCTTGGCCAGGTTACTACTCCGATCACGCGGTATGCCGTTAAAAGTTTAGGAACAGACGGAGGTGTTCACATTCGGCAGGGCCGTCCCGTACCAACAAATGAAGTTGTAATTGAATTTTTCGACCACAACGGAATTAACGTTGACCGCAGCATGGAAAGGAAAATCGAAAATACTTTTCGACAGGAGGATTTCCACCGGGCCGGATTAGACCAGTTAGGCGAGATTACTTTCTATCCACAACTACCGGAGGCGTACCAGCAGGCTCTTTTGCGCCTTGTAGATGTTGACCTGGTCCTGCGCCGCCGTTTTAAAATCGTTGTTGCATACGAAGACCCTGCGCTGGCGATGCTTGTTACACCTCTTCTAGAAAAGTTAGGGTGCCAGGTAGTCGCACTCCGCCGGCTGCTGAGCAGTCAGGAGGGAGACGTGGCCGAGGCTGTCTTAAAATTTCAGGCCCATCTTGGGGTGAACCTGGATAGCAATGCCGAGGTACTCACTCTTGTTACAGAAGAAGGAAAAATAGTAAGTGACGAACTTTTACTGGCCTTAGTGACAATGATTTATTTAAAGGGCGAAAAGGCGGCAACTCTTGGGATCCCCGTAACGGCACCGGATATTCTGGAGCAGCTTGCAGGAGAAAGCGAAGGGCAGGTCGTACGCACGAAGGTTAGCCCCAGGGCGCTCATGGAGGCTACAAGTGGAGCCTTTCAACCCCTCTTCGATGCCGTGTATTTATTAGTCCGGATTCTTGATTTCCTCGCCCGGAAAAGTTCTACCCTATCAGAAGTGGTAAAATCGATTCCTCCCTTCCATATTCACAAGGAATCTGTATTTTGTCCCTGGGAAGAAAAGGGAAAGGTGATGCGCAGGCTCACCGAGGAAGTTAGGGAAAAGCGGGCCGAAATGATTGATGGCGTGAAGGTTTTCCACGAGTACGGCTGGACCGCTGTCCTGCCGGATGCCGACGAACCCGTCTGCAGGGTGATTGCAGAAGCGCAGTCCCAGAAGCTGGCGGAAGAACTGGCTGCGAGCTACGTCCTTAAAATTAAACAGATTCTGGACTTTTGA
- the speB gene encoding agmatinase: MFNLCTRGIYFLGAQDSYEKAKIVLIGIPLELTASFRPGARDGPQAIRSASQGLEAYSPYLNRELGECNFYDGGDLVLPFGNLGISFKRIEQICRVLVEDDKLPFFLGGEHLLSFPVIKVLAEFYPNLAVLHFDAHADLRDDYLGENYSHATVIRRICEVVGSQAVFQFGIRSGTKEEFIYGRSFTNFYPFTLSEALEACRPHLTGRPLYVTLDIDLVDPAYAPGTGTPEPGGFTPQEAFYIFDILQGLHVVGCDFVELAPPYDPSGITSLLAAKLVREGLLAFSRNL; the protein is encoded by the coding sequence TTGTTCAACCTCTGCACACGGGGAATCTACTTTCTTGGAGCTCAGGATTCTTACGAAAAGGCGAAAATTGTTTTGATCGGAATACCCCTTGAACTGACGGCTAGCTTTCGCCCGGGTGCCCGCGATGGGCCTCAGGCGATTCGCAGTGCTTCCCAGGGGCTGGAAGCTTATAGTCCTTATCTTAACCGGGAACTTGGTGAGTGCAATTTTTACGATGGGGGCGATTTGGTTTTACCGTTCGGTAATCTTGGAATCTCTTTCAAAAGGATCGAGCAAATTTGCCGCGTCCTCGTAGAGGATGACAAGCTCCCTTTCTTCTTGGGCGGCGAACACCTTCTTAGTTTCCCGGTTATTAAGGTCCTCGCAGAGTTTTATCCAAATCTTGCCGTTTTACATTTCGACGCCCATGCCGATCTTCGTGATGATTACCTTGGTGAAAATTATTCCCATGCTACAGTGATCAGAAGGATTTGTGAGGTAGTAGGGAGCCAGGCTGTTTTTCAGTTCGGAATTCGCTCGGGGACAAAAGAAGAGTTTATTTACGGCCGTTCTTTTACTAATTTCTATCCATTTACCTTGAGCGAAGCCCTGGAGGCCTGTCGTCCCCACTTAACAGGGCGCCCTCTTTACGTGACACTGGACATTGATTTAGTCGATCCGGCTTACGCACCGGGCACCGGTACTCCTGAACCGGGAGGATTCACGCCCCAGGAAGCTTTTTATATTTTCGACATCCTTCAGGGCCTTCACGTGGTTGGCTGCGATTTTGTTGAATTGGCACCACCTTATGATCCCAGCGGAATTACCTCTTTGCTTGCTGCAAAATTAGTTCGAGAAGGGCTACTGGCATTCTCTCGCAATCTTTAA
- a CDS encoding ATP-binding cassette domain-containing protein has translation MAVLIEVEDLQFRYHDGTSALRGISLKINQGEKVAILGPNGAGKSTLLLHLNGIYHAQQGVVRVAGEKITRANENWVRGKVGLVFQDPDDQVFSPTVWDDVAFGPLNQGLDRNTIEKRVMEALQAVGMWDLRSKAPHHLSYGQKKRVAIAGILAMNPEIIILDEPTAFLDPAGQKALFEILERLHSNGKTIITATHDVDLAAEWATSVIFLKDGKLLAQGDTGLLVRDSLVQAAGLRFPLVSQVFQRVSALVVRPLPRTVAEGAHLITHLIGAKEKTRGFNIIS, from the coding sequence ATGGCTGTACTTATCGAAGTAGAAGACTTACAGTTCCGGTACCACGATGGGACCTCTGCTCTACGGGGTATTTCGTTAAAGATTAACCAGGGGGAAAAAGTTGCAATTTTAGGGCCTAATGGAGCAGGGAAGTCCACTTTGCTCCTTCACTTAAACGGGATTTATCATGCCCAGCAGGGAGTGGTCCGGGTAGCAGGCGAGAAAATCACCCGCGCTAACGAAAACTGGGTGCGCGGGAAGGTGGGTCTTGTATTTCAGGATCCTGACGATCAGGTGTTTTCGCCTACCGTCTGGGATGATGTTGCTTTTGGTCCTTTAAACCAGGGGCTGGATCGAAACACAATCGAGAAGCGTGTCATGGAAGCCCTTCAAGCTGTTGGAATGTGGGATTTACGCTCCAAGGCCCCCCACCATTTGAGTTACGGCCAAAAAAAGCGTGTCGCGATCGCGGGAATCCTCGCCATGAATCCCGAGATTATTATCCTTGATGAACCTACCGCTTTTCTTGATCCTGCAGGGCAGAAAGCGCTTTTTGAGATTTTAGAAAGGCTTCATTCAAACGGGAAGACGATCATTACCGCGACCCATGACGTGGACCTTGCAGCCGAATGGGCTACTTCAGTAATTTTTCTTAAAGATGGAAAATTACTGGCCCAAGGTGATACCGGCCTTTTAGTCCGGGATTCCCTGGTCCAGGCGGCAGGTTTAAGATTTCCTCTTGTGAGCCAGGTATTCCAGCGGGTTTCTGCCCTGGTTGTCCGCCCTCTCCCCAGGACGGTAGCGGAGGGAGCACATTTAATAACCCATTTGATCGGAGCGAAAGAAAAAACGCGCGGATTTAACATAATTTCTTAA
- the speE gene encoding polyamine aminopropyltransferase translates to MELWFTERQKPGVGITCKVRRTLHREITPFQEIAVLDTEQFGRMLVLDGMIQTTIFDEFVYHEMLAHVPLYTHPAPRDILIIGGGDGGTAREVLRHSQVEKITLVEIDRRVVEICCHFLPELACSFDHPKVEVYFEDGVEYVRKKKASYDVILVDSPEPVGQAARLFSSDFYEAIYQALRPDGLFVAQTESPFFNDDLITQVYREIHRIFPVAKLYLAVVPTYPSGLWSFMLGSKRFDPEAISRNYAFSQIFRYYTPEIHQAAFKLPHFVKTLLPQGVKS, encoded by the coding sequence ATGGAATTGTGGTTTACCGAAAGGCAAAAACCCGGTGTCGGAATCACGTGCAAAGTGCGACGTACCCTTCACCGCGAAATTACACCTTTTCAGGAAATCGCCGTCCTGGATACCGAGCAATTTGGGCGGATGCTGGTTCTTGACGGAATGATCCAAACGACGATTTTTGATGAGTTCGTTTACCACGAAATGTTAGCCCATGTTCCCCTCTATACTCATCCCGCGCCCAGAGATATTCTCATTATTGGAGGTGGAGATGGGGGGACGGCGCGGGAAGTTTTGCGCCACTCCCAGGTAGAAAAAATTACCCTCGTCGAGATCGATCGCCGGGTTGTGGAAATATGTTGCCATTTCTTGCCGGAGCTGGCCTGCTCTTTCGACCACCCCAAGGTTGAGGTATATTTTGAAGACGGCGTAGAGTATGTTCGGAAAAAGAAAGCGAGTTATGACGTTATTTTGGTGGATTCTCCAGAACCTGTAGGCCAGGCCGCCCGCTTGTTCAGTTCGGATTTTTACGAGGCTATTTACCAGGCTCTCCGGCCAGATGGTCTTTTCGTTGCCCAAACAGAATCGCCATTTTTTAATGATGATTTAATTACTCAAGTCTACCGGGAGATCCATCGCATTTTTCCGGTTGCAAAGCTTTATTTAGCCGTTGTACCTACCTATCCGAGTGGACTTTGGAGTTTTATGCTGGGGTCTAAAAGGTTTGACCCTGAAGCGATTTCCAGGAACTATGCTTTTTCTCAAATATTCCGCTATTATACTCCTGAAATTCACCAGGCTGCTTTTAAATTGCCGCATTTTGTCAAGACCCTTCTCCCTCAGGGGGTAAAATCTTGA
- a CDS encoding LysE family transporter — translation MNLLLIFTTAYLVAFSGALMPGPMLTVTIKESIQRGGRAGFLIVGGHGFAEILLLGLFFLGLNRLLQTGWISAVVGIGGGMVLLFMGFDVLRGALAAKINLDLENQGAFRHEDQKYAGSDLRPFIEGIIVSVANPTWILWWFSIGVLYVTQASRYGWLGLSAFYSGHILADLSWFVFVAYMIATGRKFLSPGIYRGILASCGAFLALLAVFFIYQGVRATLTLL, via the coding sequence GGCCCCATGCTTACCGTAACGATCAAGGAAAGTATTCAACGCGGCGGCCGGGCTGGATTTCTGATTGTAGGGGGACACGGTTTTGCCGAAATTTTGTTGCTGGGGTTGTTTTTCTTAGGTTTAAACCGCCTGCTTCAGACCGGGTGGATCTCTGCCGTCGTGGGGATAGGAGGGGGAATGGTCCTCCTTTTCATGGGTTTTGATGTCTTGCGCGGCGCGCTCGCCGCCAAAATTAATTTAGATCTTGAGAATCAAGGTGCTTTCAGGCACGAGGACCAAAAATATGCCGGTTCTGACCTGCGGCCCTTTATTGAGGGAATTATTGTCAGTGTAGCGAATCCTACCTGGATCTTGTGGTGGTTTTCAATTGGTGTTTTATACGTAACTCAGGCATCACGGTACGGTTGGTTGGGATTAAGTGCTTTTTATTCGGGCCATATCCTGGCGGATTTAAGCTGGTTCGTTTTTGTCGCCTATATGATTGCGACAGGGAGGAAATTTTTAAGCCCCGGGATCTACAGGGGGATCTTAGCCTCCTGCGGCGCTTTTTTGGCGCTTTTAGCGGTATTTTTTATCTATCAGGGAGTTCGGGCGACCTTGACTCTTTTGTGA
- the cbiQ gene encoding cobalt ECF transporter T component CbiQ, with the protein MDQAHIHLDEFARLKTFFHDFDPRVKLVSCLIFVVIVVSLNTFAGLGLALFLISLFILGARLPVGRIFKRLGFIIPLVLMFAVFLPLIRPGTPLFQLKLSFTTLTFTWEGLQASAIFLLRFLCGALLLILVTFTTPFHVLLRSLRDLRIPQIFTQLIQFTLRYFFVLYDEVIRMQRARRSRNFRPARSLWSHHTITTLGGLLGVLFIRSFERGERVYHAMLARGFQGEVRTLDSLEARPKDFLLGAVILLIGILTLIIDQGGWLWLYLSK; encoded by the coding sequence GTGGATCAAGCCCACATCCATCTTGACGAGTTTGCAAGACTGAAAACATTCTTTCATGACTTTGACCCCCGGGTCAAGCTGGTGAGTTGTCTCATTTTTGTTGTGATTGTAGTATCTCTCAATACTTTTGCAGGGCTTGGGCTGGCTCTTTTCTTGATAAGCTTATTTATTTTGGGTGCCCGTTTGCCGGTAGGGCGGATTTTTAAAAGGCTGGGCTTTATTATTCCCCTGGTCCTGATGTTTGCCGTTTTTTTGCCCTTAATTCGACCCGGTACTCCTTTATTTCAATTAAAGCTCAGTTTTACCACACTGACCTTTACGTGGGAAGGACTGCAAGCGAGCGCGATCTTTTTGCTTCGTTTCTTGTGCGGCGCTCTTCTGTTGATTCTTGTTACTTTCACTACACCTTTCCACGTTTTACTCCGTTCCCTGAGAGACTTAAGAATTCCTCAAATTTTCACGCAACTCATCCAATTTACGCTGCGGTATTTCTTTGTTTTATACGATGAGGTAATCCGGATGCAAAGGGCACGCCGCTCCCGTAATTTCCGGCCGGCGCGGTCTTTATGGAGCCACCACACTATCACCACACTGGGAGGATTACTGGGGGTACTCTTTATCCGTTCTTTTGAGCGGGGGGAAAGGGTCTATCACGCCATGCTGGCACGCGGTTTCCAGGGGGAGGTCAGGACCCTTGATAGTTTAGAGGCCCGTCCGAAAGATTTCCTCTTGGGCGCGGTTATCTTATTAATAGGTATCTTAACCCTGATTATTGACCAGGGAGGGTGGTTATGGCTGTACTTATCGAAGTAG
- a CDS encoding arginine decarboxylase, pyruvoyl-dependent, translating to MLPVPTRYTLVAAAAEGKQELNAFDQALLKAGVGNVNLLRVSSILPPGTGFTPALVIPPGSLVPIAYGSLVSEEKDALIAAAVAVGVGVKDFGVIMEFAGYCGKKDAEARVEEMVEEAFAYRGMKLHEIKVIGVEHRVIRCGCVFAGVPLWY from the coding sequence ATGTTGCCAGTACCAACTCGTTATACCCTGGTTGCTGCGGCTGCGGAGGGGAAACAAGAGCTGAATGCTTTTGACCAGGCGCTTCTCAAGGCTGGTGTTGGAAATGTAAATTTACTTCGCGTAAGCAGTATTTTGCCTCCAGGCACCGGATTTACCCCGGCGTTGGTTATACCTCCCGGTTCCCTGGTTCCGATTGCTTACGGTTCTCTGGTAAGCGAGGAGAAGGATGCGCTAATTGCTGCCGCTGTTGCCGTAGGAGTTGGGGTTAAAGATTTCGGGGTCATTATGGAGTTTGCCGGTTACTGCGGGAAAAAGGATGCTGAGGCGCGGGTAGAAGAGATGGTTGAAGAGGCTTTTGCATACCGCGGGATGAAGCTCCACGAAATTAAAGTGATCGGAGTCGAACACAGAGTTATTCGTTGTGGGTGCGTTTTTGCAGGCGTCCCTCTCTGGTACTAG